CTAGCGTAGTAGTAAGATTACAGCCAGAAACATACTTATGGTCTTGGCCTGGCTCTATCACAGGCTGCACGCCAATAACCCCATCACCTTTCACCTCTCTTGTATAACCATTGGCATCTATAATATACCAGTGTCTTTTAAGAAGCTGAATGGTGTGATGACTGTTGTTTTCAATACATATTTCATAAGCAAAAACAAAGTTCATCTGACGTACACTAGAGTAGTACGGTTGATACTTCGACTTTACGCTCACTTTAATACCTTCTGTAACTGCAGTAACCATTTTTTATAATTTCTAAACACAAAAATAAGTAATTTAGCTTATTCAAAAAACGTACGCGACAAACCATTAGTATGGATATTAAAATAGACAGTAGTTGGAAGCTAGTTTTGAAAGAAGAATTTGACAAAACTTACTTCCAAAATCTAATCAATTTTGTCAAACAAG
This sequence is a window from Arcticibacterium luteifluviistationis. Protein-coding genes within it:
- the apaG gene encoding Co2+/Mg2+ efflux protein ApaG, with the protein product MVTAVTEGIKVSVKSKYQPYYSSVRQMNFVFAYEICIENNSHHTIQLLKRHWYIIDANGYTREVKGDGVIGVQPVIEPGQDHKYVSGCNLTTTLGKMHGTFLMERQLDGKQFEVNIPEFNLMTPFSQN